A window of the Lysinibacillus irui genome harbors these coding sequences:
- a CDS encoding 3-hydroxyacyl-CoA dehydrogenase/enoyl-CoA hydratase family protein, producing MTYNIKKAAVLGSGVMGSGIAAHLANIGIPTLLLDIAPKELTQEEEAKGLSLEHPAVRNRIVNGALQKLLKQKPAPLTSKKNLSLLTVGNFEDDLGKLKDVDWIIEVVVENLPIKQSLYEKIDAVRKPGTIISSNTSGISINAMAEGRSDDFKRHFLGTHFFNPPRYLKLLEVIPANTTAPEVVSFMKTFGEDVLGKGVVLAKDTPNFIANRIGTYGLLITLQEMLKGGYSVGEVDSVTGPLIGRPKSATFRTLDVVGLDTFIHVAKNVYDQTTGEEQQVFAVPEFLQKMVANGWLGAKSGQGFFFKQGKDIHEIDPTTLTYSPVKKLKTPSIEMAKQTRGLANKVKALTYAKDRTGELLWGIFAPTLIYSAQLHGEIADDIVAIDNAMKWGFGWQQGPFEIWDALGVKDSVAKMESEGRDVPAFVKEMLANGFETFYSEIDGDLAYYNGSQYVKVPVNEKEINLKRYKKKHGVIKSNTGASLIDLGDGIALLEFHSQSNAIGLDIIQMINFAVDEVEANYKGLVIGNQGKNFCVGANLGMILVEAQDDNIFELDFVIKAFQDAMQKIKYSRKPVVAAPFAMTLGGGAEVCLPAAHIQATMETYMGLVEVGVGLIPGGGGNKALYQKFLKGLPNGVEVDYQHIANKVFETIAMAKVSTSGEEARENNFLNFADGISVNPDHQLYDAKQAALALYEAGYQPPVPTKVPVVGASGYGTLLIGAQGMFESGFISEHDLKIAKKLAYVIAGGKVPYGTLVDEQYLLNLEREAFLSLVADPLSQQRMQHMLLKGKPLRN from the coding sequence GTGACTTACAACATTAAAAAAGCAGCTGTTCTAGGTTCTGGGGTGATGGGCTCTGGAATTGCAGCACATTTAGCCAATATCGGTATACCAACATTACTATTAGATATTGCACCGAAGGAACTGACGCAAGAGGAAGAGGCAAAGGGTCTTTCTTTAGAGCATCCAGCTGTAAGAAATCGTATTGTAAACGGAGCTTTGCAAAAGTTATTAAAGCAAAAGCCAGCACCACTTACTTCTAAGAAAAATTTATCACTACTAACGGTTGGCAACTTTGAAGACGATCTAGGGAAACTAAAAGATGTAGATTGGATAATCGAAGTTGTAGTTGAAAATTTACCAATTAAACAAAGTCTCTATGAAAAAATTGATGCTGTTCGTAAACCAGGAACAATTATCAGTTCAAACACATCAGGAATTAGTATTAACGCAATGGCAGAGGGACGCTCAGACGACTTTAAAAGGCATTTCCTTGGAACGCACTTTTTCAATCCTCCTCGCTATTTAAAACTATTAGAAGTGATTCCTGCTAATACAACTGCGCCTGAAGTAGTTAGCTTCATGAAAACGTTTGGGGAAGATGTGCTTGGGAAAGGTGTTGTATTAGCAAAGGATACTCCAAACTTTATTGCGAACCGTATCGGAACGTATGGTTTACTTATAACTTTACAGGAAATGTTAAAAGGTGGTTATTCTGTTGGTGAAGTAGACTCTGTAACAGGTCCACTTATTGGTCGTCCGAAATCTGCCACTTTCCGTACACTGGATGTTGTGGGATTAGATACATTTATTCATGTAGCTAAAAATGTTTACGATCAAACAACAGGTGAGGAGCAGCAGGTGTTTGCTGTACCAGAGTTTTTACAGAAAATGGTCGCGAATGGCTGGCTAGGTGCTAAATCTGGTCAAGGGTTCTTCTTTAAACAAGGTAAGGACATACATGAGATTGATCCAACAACTTTAACTTATAGCCCGGTGAAAAAGTTGAAAACTCCTTCTATTGAAATGGCAAAACAAACGCGAGGCTTGGCTAATAAAGTCAAAGCATTAACATATGCGAAGGATCGTACAGGTGAGCTATTATGGGGAATTTTTGCACCAACATTAATTTATTCTGCTCAGCTACATGGTGAAATTGCGGATGATATCGTAGCCATTGACAATGCCATGAAATGGGGCTTCGGCTGGCAACAAGGACCATTTGAAATTTGGGATGCTCTTGGCGTAAAAGACTCTGTAGCGAAAATGGAGTCAGAAGGTCGTGATGTACCTGCATTTGTTAAAGAGATGCTGGCAAATGGTTTTGAGACATTCTATTCTGAAATAGATGGCGATTTAGCTTATTACAATGGGTCACAATATGTGAAAGTGCCAGTTAATGAAAAAGAGATTAATTTAAAACGTTATAAGAAAAAGCATGGTGTCATTAAATCAAATACAGGTGCTAGTTTAATAGACTTAGGGGATGGTATCGCATTACTTGAATTCCATTCACAATCGAATGCAATTGGTTTAGATATTATCCAAATGATTAACTTTGCAGTAGATGAAGTAGAGGCTAACTACAAGGGCCTAGTTATCGGTAACCAAGGGAAAAACTTCTGCGTTGGCGCAAATCTAGGAATGATTTTAGTAGAAGCACAGGATGATAATATCTTCGAGCTAGATTTCGTCATTAAGGCATTCCAAGATGCTATGCAAAAAATTAAATATTCCCGTAAGCCAGTTGTGGCAGCACCTTTTGCGATGACATTAGGCGGTGGAGCAGAGGTTTGTCTACCAGCTGCACATATCCAAGCAACGATGGAAACGTATATGGGCTTAGTGGAAGTAGGCGTTGGTTTAATTCCTGGCGGTGGCGGAAATAAAGCGCTTTATCAAAAATTCCTTAAGGGCTTGCCAAATGGCGTAGAGGTAGACTATCAACATATTGCTAATAAAGTATTTGAAACAATTGCGATGGCTAAGGTATCAACTTCTGGCGAAGAAGCACGTGAAAATAACTTCTTAAACTTTGCAGATGGTATTTCCGTTAACCCAGATCATCAATTATATGATGCAAAGCAGGCGGCTTTAGCGCTTTATGAAGCAGGCTATCAACCACCTGTACCTACAAAAGTGCCTGTTGTCGGTGCATCAGGTTACGGTACATTACTCATCGGTGCGCAAGGGATGTTTGAGTCAGGCTTTATTAGTGAACATGATTTAAAAATTGCTAAAAAATTAGCTTATGTTATTGCAGGTGGTAAGGTTCCATACGGCACATTAGTTGATGAACAGTATTTATTAAACTTAGAGCGTGAGGCGTTCCTAAGCCTTGTTGCTGATCCACTTTCACAGCAAAGAATGCAACACATGCTGTTAAAAGGTAAACCACTTCGTAATTAA
- a CDS encoding thioredoxin family protein gives MENKESEYIMKTITTADQFNELIAGDQKVLVKFYAGWCPDCTRMNMFIDPIIEEYNQYDWYELNRDELPEIADKYDVMGIPSLLIFQNGEKLAHLHSANAKTPQQVTEFLSAQQ, from the coding sequence ATGGAAAACAAGGAGAGTGAATATATAATGAAAACAATTACTACAGCAGATCAATTTAATGAACTAATCGCGGGTGACCAAAAAGTACTAGTGAAATTTTACGCTGGCTGGTGCCCAGATTGCACACGAATGAACATGTTCATCGATCCAATCATTGAAGAGTACAACCAATATGACTGGTATGAGCTAAACCGTGATGAGCTTCCAGAAATTGCAGACAAATATGATGTAATGGGAATCCCAAGCTTATTAATTTTCCAAAACGGTGAAAAACTTGCACATTTACACAGTGCCAATGCAAAAACACCTCAGCAAGTAACAGAATTTTTATCTGCTCAACAATAA
- a CDS encoding C39 family peptidase — MHKQLVLLGTSQYDTSIAPRFRQSACGPTTIHVILNFLNKSAPSINELYKLLGGTKIGLFKWRLIHNLRRLYPTWDIRNCSLKEALQEIDAGRPVAMRFDRYFSLQWRDKKSAFAYHWVPLIGYNIKNGDLSLIFHDNGRPHHESTIRRAFYKDNEKVLSFVKIKPQ; from the coding sequence ATGCACAAACAATTAGTTCTACTCGGTACATCACAATATGATACATCGATTGCACCAAGATTCCGTCAATCTGCCTGTGGACCTACTACTATTCACGTTATATTAAACTTTTTGAACAAATCAGCCCCTTCAATAAATGAACTCTACAAGCTGCTCGGTGGCACAAAAATTGGCTTATTTAAATGGCGACTTATCCACAATCTCCGTCGACTATATCCAACTTGGGATATTCGAAATTGTTCATTAAAAGAAGCTTTACAGGAGATTGACGCCGGTCGTCCCGTTGCTATGCGTTTTGATCGTTACTTTAGCCTTCAATGGCGAGATAAAAAATCGGCCTTTGCCTATCATTGGGTACCGCTAATTGGCTATAACATAAAAAATGGCGACCTATCGTTAATTTTTCATGATAATGGTAGACCTCATCATGAAAGTACTATTCGTCGAGCTTTCTATAAAGATAATGAGAAGGTGTTATCGTTTGTTAAAATTAAACCTCAATAG
- a CDS encoding 5'-3' exonuclease, with the protein MTTKPKLLIVDGMALLFRSFFASAAMGHFIRLADGTPTNGAQGFVRHVLTAQSIMKPTHMAVCWDMGAHTFRNDLFDGYKANRPAPPEEMLPQFDMAKKLSQQIGWKNFGVKGMEADDLIGSMITKWQDEADITVISGDKDLLQLLRPSTEIAFTKKGYTEYDIYTHTRFKEEYRIEPTQFAQVKAFMGDTSDGYPGVKGIGPKQALTLIQTYGSIDKILESLGELKPGQRTKIQENLDMLKLSHELATIQTDVPIEADFASLALPSYEPHIFKEIEESGYTLIAKHARSLYSLI; encoded by the coding sequence ATGACAACAAAACCAAAACTATTGATTGTTGACGGTATGGCACTGTTATTCCGTTCATTTTTTGCCTCAGCTGCAATGGGACATTTTATTCGCTTGGCAGATGGGACACCGACGAATGGGGCCCAAGGATTTGTACGTCATGTTTTAACAGCACAATCAATTATGAAGCCAACGCATATGGCTGTTTGCTGGGATATGGGGGCACATACGTTCCGCAATGATTTATTTGATGGCTATAAAGCAAATCGCCCAGCCCCACCAGAGGAAATGCTGCCTCAATTTGATATGGCGAAAAAATTATCGCAGCAAATTGGCTGGAAAAATTTCGGTGTGAAGGGTATGGAAGCAGATGATTTAATTGGTTCCATGATTACTAAATGGCAGGATGAGGCAGATATTACGGTTATTAGTGGGGATAAAGACTTGCTTCAGCTTTTAAGACCTTCTACAGAAATTGCCTTTACGAAAAAGGGCTACACAGAGTATGATATTTATACACATACACGCTTTAAAGAAGAATATCGTATAGAGCCAACGCAGTTTGCACAGGTGAAAGCCTTTATGGGCGATACTAGTGATGGCTATCCAGGTGTCAAGGGTATTGGTCCGAAGCAAGCATTGACGCTCATTCAAACATATGGCTCAATTGACAAGATTCTAGAATCACTTGGTGAATTAAAGCCAGGCCAACGCACAAAAATCCAGGAAAATTTGGACATGCTAAAATTATCCCATGAGCTTGCAACTATTCAAACCGATGTACCAATTGAAGCAGATTTTGCAAGCCTAGCGTTACCAAGCTATGAACCACATATTTTTAAAGAAATAGAAGAGAGTGGCTACACGCTAATCGCCAAGCACGCACGCTCCTTGTATTCCCTTATTTAA
- a CDS encoding agmatinase family protein gives MFIQPECQWKQENGSAMHQWIKQQANPNPNDVDIVIYGALLSYASGGSTKAQYPTEFRKVWPSFQSYNLDEQVNLRALSVVDIGDVAIHEQDRMLSESAIEAAAENLSIAFQKSFTCLIGGDHAVTACSLRGIKNAFPQDRIGIIQIDTHLDARNQEEVGLAQDSPIHQLMAAGVVEGKHVYNVGLHGFFNSPEMIHYAREQGIHMITLKQMRRDGIQLTIREMLRQLMYEVDRIYVSVDLDALDIMFARDVPAATPGGLTAYELFDILKLIGENEGVRHIDFVYADPKEGMLRPETVKIGVTAFLQWLTGIQLDHRNRISKKGKVTP, from the coding sequence ATGTTTATTCAACCGGAATGCCAGTGGAAGCAAGAAAATGGATCAGCAATGCATCAATGGATAAAGCAGCAAGCTAATCCGAATCCAAATGATGTGGATATTGTAATTTATGGTGCGCTTTTATCGTATGCCAGTGGAGGATCAACAAAAGCGCAATATCCAACTGAATTTCGTAAAGTGTGGCCTAGTTTTCAATCATATAATTTAGATGAACAGGTTAATTTACGTGCGCTGTCAGTCGTGGATATAGGAGATGTGGCGATTCATGAACAAGATCGTATGCTTTCTGAATCTGCCATCGAAGCAGCAGCGGAAAATTTAAGTATTGCTTTTCAAAAAAGCTTTACTTGTTTGATTGGAGGAGATCATGCGGTTACTGCCTGTTCCTTAAGAGGTATAAAAAATGCTTTTCCGCAAGATCGGATTGGCATTATTCAGATTGATACACACTTAGATGCAAGGAATCAAGAAGAGGTTGGTTTAGCACAAGATTCTCCCATTCATCAGTTAATGGCAGCAGGAGTTGTTGAGGGGAAACATGTGTATAATGTCGGTTTGCATGGCTTTTTCAATTCACCTGAAATGATTCATTACGCAAGAGAGCAAGGGATTCATATGATTACGTTAAAGCAAATGCGACGAGATGGTATACAGCTCACAATTCGTGAAATGCTTCGTCAGCTGATGTATGAAGTAGATCGTATTTATGTTTCAGTAGATTTAGATGCTCTAGATATTATGTTTGCTCGTGACGTTCCTGCAGCAACACCAGGTGGCTTAACGGCCTACGAATTATTTGATATTCTCAAGCTGATTGGAGAAAATGAAGGAGTTCGTCATATTGATTTTGTTTATGCTGATCCTAAGGAAGGAATGCTCCGTCCGGAAACCGTTAAAATTGGGGTAACAGCATTTTTACAGTGGTTAACAGGCATTCAACTTGATCACCGTAATCGTATTTCAAAAAAAGGGAAGGTTACGCCGTAA
- a CDS encoding polysaccharide deacetylase family protein, producing MNGGGLVISLDFELNWGVHDVFRYGQYNKNLYGVRKALPRILALFEQYDIHATWATVGLLFAESKAEMAHYLRGIPVKYENMRFAAHTQLAKVGENEQEDLLHFGKSLIEDIKRTPHQEIGSHTFSHFYCLEKGQTEAAFRADLHATKTISEGYIAPMKSIVFPRNQINKDYLSACSEAGYICYRGTENHALYQAQKFTKKGRLFGAKKWLDSYWNLTGHHMATLAEMQEAQLINIRSSAFLRPYCGPLRVFEGLKVKRIKESMLEAAKAQAFYHLWWHPHNFGKHIDKNLAMLEELLRYYQELRSQYNFQSYSMHEVAELCQSHFKQQK from the coding sequence ATGAATGGTGGGGGTCTCGTTATTTCATTAGATTTTGAGCTGAATTGGGGTGTCCATGACGTTTTTCGATATGGACAATACAATAAAAACCTATATGGTGTACGTAAAGCATTGCCCAGGATACTAGCGTTATTTGAGCAATATGACATTCATGCGACTTGGGCTACAGTCGGATTATTGTTTGCAGAATCAAAGGCAGAAATGGCTCATTATTTACGAGGTATCCCTGTGAAATATGAAAATATGCGCTTTGCTGCACATACACAGCTAGCAAAAGTAGGCGAAAATGAACAAGAGGATCTCTTACATTTTGGTAAATCTTTAATCGAGGATATTAAACGTACACCACATCAGGAAATAGGAAGTCATACCTTCTCCCATTTCTATTGCTTGGAAAAGGGGCAAACAGAGGCAGCTTTTCGTGCCGATTTACATGCTACAAAAACAATTAGTGAAGGATATATCGCTCCGATGAAATCCATTGTCTTTCCACGTAACCAAATAAACAAAGACTATTTATCAGCGTGTTCAGAAGCTGGCTATATTTGCTACAGAGGAACTGAAAACCATGCATTGTATCAAGCTCAAAAGTTTACGAAGAAGGGCAGACTTTTCGGAGCAAAGAAATGGCTAGATAGCTATTGGAATCTAACCGGACACCATATGGCAACACTAGCAGAAATGCAAGAGGCGCAGCTCATTAATATTCGGTCAAGTGCCTTTTTAAGGCCTTATTGTGGTCCATTGCGTGTATTCGAAGGGTTAAAAGTAAAACGTATTAAGGAAAGTATGCTCGAAGCTGCAAAGGCACAAGCATTTTATCATTTATGGTGGCACCCTCATAATTTTGGCAAGCACATTGATAAAAATTTAGCGATGCTGGAAGAGCTATTACGCTATTATCAAGAGTTGCGCAGCCAATACAATTTTCAAAGTTATTCCATGCATGAAGTTGCTGAGCTATGCCAAAGCCACTTTAAACAGCAGAAATAG
- a CDS encoding GNAT family N-acetyltransferase, with amino-acid sequence MQLIRIRTDDELMWYKEIWDAILEAEDNDNPFIEFAWFYNWWQIVGRKERVELYAIEHEGTIIAFFPFTVSIRWGIRVYTFAGKQIANYTGIVAKQQWLLQAATFIFDELIKKYRHVVFSLHGLLESKASTKILEQYFVERQLRTSIFRVVTPYLAFSEVDFQHHFNQRRKMHGVDRRERKLRNLGSLERRAPSQDELWQMFRLFNRRWAKKLDTSEFTKGKKRDFFERLTMLKGEALQVEVDALVFENQWIGFTYGLCCRGRYVTYALAHEPTFNLFGAGRIVNQETIQRTFAANYRLFDMSIGYEPYKFDWRSSIDFTRHMLASSGSKRTNLLTGFLSLKQRLKEYVKSNQRIVDWKRNSLGQLRFLVKYGKLKDWLEYGQQFVEKFVRMKQVELYELTPSEDVSPQQPVGNLFEEMSIQEAMQLDQEEVIALFYKGYTIYKDSFAETNKPAFALHATNWRVDSLRIIEPLPKQTYFLAYDVFKQIDIITAYFRKIKPAQTLWVTASFWQWRKRKRLVQLGYKPISRMKHFKFARFERNRVEKYTESGGDVHSVH; translated from the coding sequence TTGCAATTAATTCGCATTAGAACTGATGATGAGCTTATGTGGTACAAGGAAATTTGGGATGCCATTTTAGAAGCAGAGGACAATGATAACCCATTTATAGAATTTGCTTGGTTTTATAATTGGTGGCAAATTGTTGGACGTAAAGAACGTGTAGAGCTTTATGCCATTGAACATGAGGGGACAATCATCGCCTTTTTCCCCTTTACGGTGTCTATTCGATGGGGAATAAGGGTGTATACATTTGCAGGTAAACAGATTGCTAACTATACCGGGATAGTCGCTAAACAACAGTGGTTACTCCAAGCAGCGACCTTTATATTTGATGAGCTGATTAAAAAATATCGACACGTTGTTTTTTCTCTCCATGGCTTATTAGAAAGTAAAGCATCTACTAAAATCTTGGAGCAATATTTTGTTGAAAGACAATTACGTACAAGCATATTCCGTGTAGTGACACCGTATCTAGCATTTTCAGAAGTAGATTTTCAACATCATTTCAATCAACGACGAAAAATGCATGGTGTCGATCGACGCGAACGAAAGCTACGAAATTTAGGCTCATTAGAAAGACGTGCTCCATCGCAGGACGAGCTTTGGCAAATGTTTCGATTATTTAATCGTCGTTGGGCAAAAAAGCTTGATACAAGTGAATTTACAAAGGGCAAGAAAAGAGACTTTTTTGAACGTTTAACAATGCTAAAGGGAGAGGCCTTACAGGTGGAGGTCGATGCACTTGTCTTTGAAAATCAGTGGATTGGTTTCACATATGGACTTTGCTGTCGGGGGCGTTATGTAACTTACGCTCTTGCACATGAGCCAACATTTAATTTATTTGGTGCTGGACGTATCGTCAATCAGGAAACCATTCAGCGAACGTTCGCAGCCAATTATCGCCTATTTGATATGAGTATTGGCTATGAGCCTTATAAATTTGACTGGCGCTCTAGCATTGATTTTACAAGGCATATGCTTGCCAGCAGTGGTTCGAAACGTACAAATTTACTGACAGGATTTTTATCATTAAAGCAACGACTTAAGGAATACGTAAAAAGTAATCAGCGAATTGTGGACTGGAAGCGTAATTCACTAGGCCAGTTACGTTTTTTAGTAAAGTATGGAAAGCTAAAAGATTGGCTAGAATATGGACAACAATTCGTAGAAAAATTTGTTCGTATGAAACAAGTGGAGCTGTATGAATTAACTCCCTCAGAGGATGTATCGCCACAGCAGCCTGTTGGTAACTTATTTGAAGAAATGTCGATTCAGGAAGCGATGCAGCTTGATCAGGAGGAAGTCATTGCCCTCTTTTATAAGGGATATACGATTTATAAAGACTCCTTTGCAGAAACGAATAAACCAGCCTTTGCGTTACATGCCACAAATTGGCGAGTCGATTCATTGCGGATTATAGAACCGTTACCGAAGCAGACCTATTTTTTAGCCTATGATGTTTTCAAACAAATCGATATTATTACAGCTTATTTTCGAAAAATAAAACCGGCACAAACACTATGGGTAACGGCAAGCTTTTGGCAATGGCGTAAGCGTAAGCGCTTAGTACAGCTAGGCTATAAACCTATTTCTCGAATGAAACATTTTAAATTCGCTCGCTTTGAGCGAAATCGTGTAGAAAAATATACGGAGAGTGGGGGCGATGTTCATTCTGTCCATTAA
- a CDS encoding glycosyltransferase family 4 protein: protein MAVLKIVQLITRMDKVGGAQKHVEALSIQLQQDGHEVTVVTGSYQPSLWRLQELQIPVINIPSLQRAIHLAKDFRSFWQLRAVFKRIQPDVVATHSSKAGIIGRVVGSLLGIPTIFTAHSWSFTEGVPQKKKLLYHRMEKSVQLFTTKIITVSEYDRELALMKEVAPAHKLLTIHNGIDLIEKRTTTERTFLEQPIIVMVARFEVPKRQDILLKALAELTHIPWHLQLIGDGSLRSDLEKLVEQSGLTARITFLGNQLDVHSYLEKSHIFVLLSDWEGLPISIIEAMRVGLPIIATNVGGVKELVEDHGNGFLVERDNFELLKQRLHQLIIDADLRQQMGNVSECRYLQYFTFTPMYQKTIMVYQQAVSELAKKGD from the coding sequence GTGGCAGTACTGAAAATAGTTCAGCTTATTACAAGAATGGATAAGGTCGGAGGTGCTCAAAAACATGTGGAGGCACTTTCTATCCAATTACAACAAGATGGACATGAGGTGACAGTTGTAACAGGCTCCTATCAGCCATCACTGTGGCGCTTGCAAGAACTGCAAATTCCCGTCATCAATATACCTTCCTTACAACGAGCGATTCATTTAGCGAAAGACTTTCGATCATTCTGGCAATTAAGAGCTGTCTTTAAACGAATACAACCAGATGTTGTAGCCACCCATTCATCCAAGGCAGGTATCATAGGTCGTGTAGTTGGTAGTTTACTAGGAATTCCAACTATCTTTACAGCACATAGCTGGAGTTTTACAGAAGGTGTTCCACAAAAGAAAAAGCTGCTATACCATCGGATGGAAAAATCTGTTCAGCTATTTACTACAAAAATTATTACGGTATCCGAATACGATCGAGAATTAGCACTAATGAAGGAGGTGGCTCCTGCACATAAATTACTGACAATTCATAATGGCATTGATCTAATAGAGAAAAGGACAACAACTGAAAGAACATTTTTGGAGCAGCCAATCATTGTTATGGTTGCTCGTTTTGAAGTGCCAAAAAGGCAGGATATCTTACTCAAGGCTTTGGCGGAGCTGACGCATATTCCATGGCATCTTCAACTAATTGGAGATGGTTCACTACGTTCTGACTTAGAAAAACTTGTTGAACAGTCTGGTTTAACAGCACGTATAACATTTTTAGGCAATCAATTAGATGTCCATTCTTATCTTGAGAAAAGCCACATTTTTGTCTTGTTGTCAGATTGGGAAGGCTTGCCGATTTCTATTATTGAAGCGATGCGTGTAGGTCTCCCTATTATTGCAACAAATGTAGGTGGTGTAAAAGAGCTTGTAGAAGATCATGGTAATGGATTTTTAGTAGAACGAGATAATTTTGAATTATTAAAGCAGAGGCTACACCAACTAATAATAGATGCCGATTTAAGGCAACAAATGGGGAATGTAAGTGAATGCCGTTATTTGCAGTATTTCACGTTTACCCCTATGTATCAAAAAACAATAATGGTCTATCAGCAAGCTGTTTCAGAACTAGCGAAGAAAGGGGATTAA
- a CDS encoding sugar transferase, which yields MHVQTAQNLTFYGQYGKRIVDIIGALILLFITIPLMLIVFLILLMTTGRPIFFKQIRTGLDHHRFVIWKLRTMCIQAVPVNMPTICANGIPDDYYFKTKQDTRITKVGAILRKLSIDEIPQLLNVLKGDMSIVGPRPEVPTITNAYNSLQARRLEVKPGLTGLAQINGRSNISHGQKISYDIEYVENFSFWMDIQIMLKTIYVIVARTGAY from the coding sequence TTGCACGTTCAGACAGCTCAGAATCTCACATTCTATGGTCAGTACGGCAAAAGAATAGTTGATATTATTGGGGCTTTAATTTTACTTTTTATAACGATTCCTCTTATGTTAATAGTCTTTCTCATTTTACTCATGACAACGGGTCGCCCCATTTTCTTCAAACAAATACGAACTGGCCTCGATCATCACCGCTTTGTGATTTGGAAGCTACGAACAATGTGTATTCAGGCAGTTCCAGTAAATATGCCGACTATTTGTGCTAATGGTATCCCTGATGATTATTACTTTAAAACGAAGCAAGATACACGTATCACAAAAGTGGGCGCTATCCTTCGAAAGCTAAGTATTGATGAAATCCCACAACTTTTAAATGTGCTAAAGGGTGATATGAGCATTGTAGGTCCACGCCCGGAAGTTCCAACGATTACAAATGCTTATAACTCTTTACAAGCTCGGCGACTGGAGGTAAAGCCAGGATTGACGGGGCTTGCTCAAATAAATGGTAGATCGAATATATCACATGGACAAAAAATCTCGTATGACATTGAATATGTTGAAAATTTCTCCTTTTGGATGGATATCCAAATTATGTTGAAGACTATTTATGTCATCGTAGCAAGAACGGGTGCTTATTAA
- a CDS encoding SACOL1771 family peroxiredoxin, producing MVQHKFTMDLTWADGRNGTGNITSSNLQTQISIPQEMNGPGIGTNPDEMLLGAAATCYLITLAALLERSEIDVMSLSMQAHGFVSVENGVFTYEKIVHKPTIVVQELSEHLAKRIERLAHKAEQTCMISKAVKGNVLIECDVQILEASI from the coding sequence ATGGTTCAGCATAAATTTACAATGGATTTAACTTGGGCGGATGGAAGAAATGGGACAGGGAACATAACATCAAGCAATTTACAAACGCAAATATCTATTCCTCAGGAAATGAATGGTCCAGGGATTGGTACAAATCCAGATGAAATGCTTTTAGGTGCAGCGGCAACCTGTTATTTAATCACCTTAGCTGCTCTGCTTGAAAGATCGGAAATAGATGTGATGTCTTTATCCATGCAGGCTCATGGGTTTGTAAGCGTAGAAAATGGCGTTTTTACTTATGAAAAAATTGTCCATAAACCAACGATTGTTGTCCAAGAGCTATCGGAACATCTTGCAAAAAGAATAGAGCGCTTAGCACACAAGGCGGAACAGACTTGTATGATAAGTAAAGCGGTGAAGGGGAATGTTTTGATTGAATGTGATGTTCAAATTTTAGAAGCAAGCATATAA
- a CDS encoding 3-ketosteroid-delta-1-dehydrogenase, producing the protein MILTKQEAIQALKKNKFIGFTITTGNIIMKKINKTDYNIFVFEEGKEKPLRYVGSIMNVMATMSDKASNKDFFIVEQLPSENSAVEAQTTEHEATTEEKVTPVKEKEETVAEEKEDIVVEGNEESRAIAGYEGLYEMTASGRIITVRENRALARCNDEYGFHIARLTKDGKATSHNVFELWKQTFPELEQTHFKGALKAKYGTGCKLIDKPGIHF; encoded by the coding sequence ATGATTTTAACAAAGCAAGAAGCAATACAAGCATTAAAAAAGAACAAGTTCATCGGTTTTACGATTACAACAGGAAATATTATTATGAAAAAGATTAATAAAACCGATTATAATATTTTTGTCTTTGAAGAAGGGAAAGAAAAACCTTTACGTTATGTTGGTTCTATTATGAACGTAATGGCGACAATGAGTGATAAAGCCTCAAATAAAGACTTTTTCATTGTTGAACAGTTACCATCAGAAAATAGTGCTGTAGAAGCTCAAACTACTGAACATGAGGCAACAACAGAAGAAAAAGTAACACCTGTTAAGGAAAAAGAAGAAACTGTTGCTGAAGAAAAAGAAGATATTGTTGTTGAAGGAAATGAGGAAAGCCGTGCTATCGCTGGCTATGAAGGATTATATGAAATGACGGCAAGTGGTCGAATTATTACGGTCCGTGAAAACCGTGCGTTAGCTCGTTGTAATGATGAGTACGGCTTCCATATTGCACGCTTGACGAAGGATGGCAAAGCAACTAGTCATAATGTTTTTGAACTTTGGAAACAAACATTCCCAGAACTAGAGCAAACTCATTTTAAAGGTGCTTTAAAAGCAAAATATGGTACAGGCTGTAAGCTAATCGATAAACCTGGTATCCACTTTTAA